One window from the genome of Bacilli bacterium encodes:
- a CDS encoding GAF domain-containing protein yields the protein MNKKQHYQLVKESLDALLTDSPTIIASLANTAALLKDEFSSFSWVGFYLLNEGQLQLGPFQGKVACTTIEMGRGVCGTAAAAQKTILVDDVHQFPGHIACDEGSQSEIVLPIVLPNQFFGVLDIDSYRSANFDQEDKQGLEDIVKILVEHL from the coding sequence ATGAATAAAAAACAGCATTACCAACTGGTTAAGGAAAGTCTCGATGCTCTACTGACGGATTCGCCGACAATTATTGCCAGTTTGGCTAATACGGCAGCCTTACTGAAGGACGAGTTTTCTTCCTTTTCCTGGGTTGGCTTTTATCTTTTAAACGAAGGTCAGTTGCAATTGGGACCTTTTCAGGGAAAAGTAGCCTGCACGACAATTGAAATGGGAAGAGGGGTATGCGGAACGGCCGCTGCCGCGCAAAAAACAATCTTGGTTGATGATGTCCACCAGTTTCCCGGGCATATTGCTTGCGATGAAGGTAGTCAAAGTGAAATCGTCTTACCAATAGTTTTGCCCAACCAATTTTTTGGGGTATTGGATATTGATTCTTATCGGTCAGCAAATTTTGATCAAGAAGATAAACAAGGACTTGAGGACATAGTGAAGATACTGGTCGAGCATCTTTAG
- a CDS encoding endonuclease has translation MKKKKDLLFVTSLLVVSSLLTISSQINAQRQDTTAYGVATPDALVQLNMCDAANTFGSSLNDTLLKAKFDATGNLPSYTLSSLASVYSKNTVSGDSNAIRIGTSSASGAFTIAFSSAIFSRVLVTAHAWNTDGGKLQVNGVTQADDFIYQTANYSTSSEYQLLTFDNLNTSTFTFSTTVKRVWISRIEFYVGDGGSTSSSEEPSSSEVSSSSTTSITSSGSSTPSSIDWSTVTFYSSLTSSSNEIYDLAHLLRNTINYVSYGDARYVYSKYDNDSQVVMYDIPGSTSYRKVTATGLDGWGDGGVVTGDGFSITLNREHVWACSDMRIMPSNADRTLDGYVNFVENDGSFDYRPDNTNRGHFSDLHNLWNALASPNGSHSDHFFGDENGSSVGPYLANSIFYPGDEYRGDVARILFYMTLMYPYLTLVNRDSLETEGSIYYGYLDILLRWNAEDPVSYYETERNNTIYSQQGNRNPFVDFYSQDIASYIFASGDPNVL, from the coding sequence ATGAAAAAGAAAAAAGACCTCTTATTTGTTACTAGTTTACTGGTTGTTTCCTCACTTTTAACTATCAGCTCACAGATTAATGCCCAAAGACAAGATACTACCGCTTATGGGGTGGCTACTCCGGATGCTTTGGTTCAATTAAATATGTGTGACGCCGCTAACACATTTGGCTCATCGCTAAATGATACTTTGTTAAAAGCAAAGTTTGACGCAACGGGGAATCTACCGTCTTATACTTTATCATCGCTTGCGAGTGTATACTCCAAAAATACAGTATCCGGCGATTCAAATGCAATCAGAATTGGAACAAGCAGTGCTAGTGGAGCCTTTACGATTGCCTTTTCATCGGCGATTTTTTCTCGCGTATTGGTCACAGCGCATGCTTGGAATACCGACGGAGGCAAACTGCAAGTCAATGGAGTTACGCAGGCAGATGATTTTATCTATCAGACAGCAAATTATTCAACTAGTTCGGAATATCAATTACTGACCTTTGATAATTTAAATACATCAACTTTTACTTTTTCAACTACGGTCAAACGCGTTTGGATATCGCGAATTGAATTTTATGTTGGCGACGGAGGAAGTACGAGCAGTTCCGAAGAACCATCAAGTTCCGAAGTTTCAAGCAGCAGCACTACATCAATTACATCTTCCGGTTCATCGACTCCAAGCAGCATTGATTGGTCAACTGTAACCTTCTACTCTTCTTTGACTAGCAGCAGTAATGAGATTTACGACTTAGCACACCTATTAAGGAATACAATAAATTATGTCAGTTATGGTGATGCTCGTTATGTATATTCAAAATATGACAACGACAGCCAAGTTGTCATGTATGATATCCCAGGATCAACCAGTTACCGTAAAGTGACAGCCACCGGACTTGATGGCTGGGGCGATGGCGGAGTTGTCACCGGCGATGGATTTTCCATTACTTTAAATCGTGAGCACGTATGGGCATGCAGTGATATGCGCATTATGCCCAGCAACGCTGATCGTACTTTAGATGGATATGTAAATTTTGTGGAAAATGATGGCTCATTTGATTATCGTCCAGATAATACTAACCGGGGACATTTTAGCGATTTACACAATTTGTGGAATGCTCTTGCAAGCCCCAACGGCTCGCATTCCGACCATTTCTTTGGTGATGAAAACGGCAGTTCAGTAGGGCCATATCTCGCTAATTCAATTTTTTATCCGGGAGACGAATATCGGGGGGATGTAGCAAGAATCCTCTTTTACATGACACTGATGTATCCATATCTCACGTTAGTAAATCGGGATAGTTTAGAAACCGAAGGTTCAATTTATTATGGGTATTTGGATATTCTATTAAGATGGAATGCAGAGGACCCCGTCAGTTACTATGAAACAGAACGCAATAATACAATTTATTCGCAGCAAGGAAATCGGAATCCCTTTGTCGATTTTTATTCACAGGATATCGCTTCCTATATTTTTGCATCAGGGGATCCGAATGTCTTATAA
- a CDS encoding Fic family protein, which yields MKDPYLYENSDCLINKANLKDKVKLEEFENRMTKVALVSIFKSEIKINNSQDIFIIHKTLFQNVFEWAGKPRTIDIYKNEPVLGGMSGEYSPYYKIINDLESIDKKYFNQEWKALKKEDFIHLFTKMIASIWQVHAFREGNTRTISAFAFLFLKQQGYSYNAEFIKDKARYFRTASVMASLNKHSEYNYLQNILSDAVNINLVENTNKYSKIKEYNVDSYKYQYHKVKDEQ from the coding sequence ATGAAAGATCCATATTTATATGAAAATAGTGATTGCTTAATCAATAAAGCCAATCTTAAAGATAAAGTGAAACTGGAAGAATTTGAAAATAGAATGACTAAGGTTGCACTTGTTTCAATTTTTAAAAGTGAAATTAAAATTAATAATTCTCAGGATATATTCATTATTCACAAAACACTATTTCAAAATGTTTTTGAATGGGCGGGAAAACCACGTACGATAGATATTTACAAGAATGAACCTGTCTTAGGTGGAATGAGTGGGGAGTATAGTCCTTACTACAAAATAATTAATGACTTAGAGTCCATTGACAAAAAGTATTTTAATCAAGAATGGAAGGCATTAAAAAAAGAAGACTTTATTCATCTATTTACAAAAATGATTGCAAGTATCTGGCAAGTTCATGCTTTTAGAGAAGGTAACACCAGAACTATTTCAGCATTTGCTTTTCTATTTCTAAAACAACAAGGATATTCATACAATGCAGAATTTATTAAAGATAAAGCTAGATATTTTAGAACTGCATCAGTGATGGCATCGTTAAATAAGCATTCAGAATATAACTACTTACAAAATATACTAAGCGATGCTGTAAACATCAATTTGGTTGAGAACACCAATAAATATTCAAAGATTAAAGAATACAATGTTGATTCGTATAAGTATCAATATCATAAGGTAAAAGATGAACAATAA
- a CDS encoding ABC transporter ATP-binding protein, whose product MKPLIEMRNISKEFHNTQETIYALKPTNFVAYEGELVGIVGPSGSGKSTFLTILGGLQTPTTGEVIINGEPFSSLDEKLRSKIRLKKIGFILQTSNLIPFLKVKEQMSLYNRISHSKVQNDWLRELFTKLGISKLSDKYPSELSGGERQRVAIVKALYHRPNVIFADEPTASLDTKHAFEVIELLKRETKEQKKATIMVTHDERLTEFCDRVYQMIDGTITQIR is encoded by the coding sequence ATGAAACCATTAATTGAAATGCGGAATATCTCCAAAGAATTCCATAATACTCAAGAGACCATCTATGCTCTCAAACCGACAAATTTTGTGGCTTACGAGGGTGAATTAGTCGGTATTGTTGGGCCATCGGGCTCGGGAAAATCAACTTTTCTTACCATTCTTGGGGGACTACAGACACCAACGACGGGAGAAGTTATTATCAACGGAGAACCTTTCAGTTCACTCGATGAAAAGCTGCGCTCAAAAATTCGCTTGAAGAAGATTGGTTTTATTCTTCAAACGTCGAATTTGATTCCGTTTTTGAAAGTTAAGGAGCAAATGTCTCTTTATAACCGCATCAGCCATAGCAAGGTTCAAAATGACTGGCTACGGGAACTATTTACCAAACTGGGAATTTCCAAATTAAGCGATAAATATCCAAGCGAATTATCGGGAGGCGAACGCCAACGGGTAGCGATTGTTAAAGCCTTATATCATCGGCCTAATGTTATCTTTGCCGATGAGCCCACGGCAAGTTTGGACACGAAACATGCTTTTGAGGTCATCGAACTTTTAAAACGTGAAACCAAAGAGCAAAAGAAAGCAACCATTATGGTGACACATGATGAACGCCTAACCGAATTTTGTGATCGAGTGTATCAGATGATTGATGGAACAATCACGCAGATAAGATAA
- a CDS encoding tyrosine-type recombinase/integrase, whose protein sequence is MKIDKSMMQKFIEKKEVANNLSNLTVKAYKADLNDYLRFYKDLKVSKPAVINYIESLRTERQLKDTSIKRKIITLNLFFTFLCEENKIKDNPISSLNFHFKKEKRLPKTLSIREVTNMLKEIDKKLTIDQSNFSTAQNIRDAAILDLLISTGVRICEIASLKTDDIFYNERIILIHGKGRKQRLIYISALPTWQRLKNWIKLRKEDPEIKHEYLFVNRYKKPISIFAIEDIFNKYKKLAKINPRSTPHYLRHTFATNLLANGADIRVVQELLGHSSISTTEIYTEVTGKRKIKALQKYNYRNKIMD, encoded by the coding sequence ATGAAAATAGATAAAAGTATGATGCAAAAATTTATTGAGAAAAAGGAGGTGGCAAATAACTTATCAAATTTAACTGTAAAAGCCTATAAAGCAGATTTAAATGATTATCTTCGGTTTTATAAGGACCTAAAAGTATCAAAACCGGCGGTAATAAACTATATTGAATCGTTGAGAACGGAGCGTCAGTTAAAGGACACTTCAATAAAAAGAAAGATTATCACTTTAAATCTTTTTTTTACTTTTTTATGTGAAGAAAACAAAATAAAGGATAATCCAATAAGCAGTTTGAATTTTCATTTTAAAAAAGAAAAAAGATTACCAAAAACGCTTTCCATAAGGGAAGTTACAAATATGCTAAAAGAAATAGATAAAAAACTGACTATCGATCAAAGTAATTTCTCAACAGCACAAAATATAAGAGATGCCGCGATTTTGGATTTGCTAATTTCAACCGGCGTAAGAATATGTGAAATCGCATCCTTAAAAACGGATGATATTTTTTATAATGAACGGATCATTCTTATTCATGGCAAAGGGAGAAAGCAGAGACTTATTTATATTTCGGCTCTTCCGACTTGGCAAAGACTAAAAAATTGGATTAAACTCCGTAAGGAAGATCCCGAGATAAAACATGAGTACCTATTTGTTAATCGCTACAAAAAGCCAATATCAATTTTTGCTATTGAAGATATTTTTAACAAATACAAAAAATTGGCGAAAATTAATCCCCGCTCAACTCCGCATTACCTTCGCCATACTTTTGCTACCAACCTCTTAGCCAATGGAGCGGACATTCGAGTTGTCCAAGAATTGCTCGGACATTCAAGTATTTCCACTACCGAAATATATACAGAAGTAACTGGCAAGCGAAAAATAAAGGCTCTGCAAAAATATAACTATCGGAATAAAATTATGGATTAA
- a CDS encoding glutathione peroxidase → MNVYDFIVKNNKLEDVSLAAYKGKVLLIINSATHCGYTKQYPALEELYKKYKDQDFVILDFPCNQFGGQAPEDIDEYVGICTLKHGVTFPIFNKIKVNGPAADPLYKFLKATAVGGGKRIRWNFTKFLVDRNGEVVGRFDSAVKPEELDPEVAKLL, encoded by the coding sequence ATGAATGTGTATGATTTTATCGTTAAAAATAATAAATTAGAAGATGTGAGTCTAGCTGCCTACAAGGGCAAAGTGCTCTTAATCATTAATTCAGCTACGCATTGCGGATATACCAAGCAATATCCAGCCTTAGAGGAACTTTATAAAAAGTATAAGGATCAGGATTTTGTCATTCTTGATTTTCCATGCAACCAGTTTGGTGGACAGGCCCCGGAAGATATTGATGAGTATGTCGGAATATGCACGTTGAAGCACGGGGTGACATTTCCAATCTTCAATAAGATTAAGGTGAATGGACCCGCGGCCGATCCGTTATACAAGTTTTTAAAAGCAACGGCCGTGGGCGGCGGAAAACGTATACGGTGGAACTTTACCAAGTTTTTGGTTGATCGTAATGGTGAGGTTGTGGGTAGGTTTGACTCCGCGGTGAAACCGGAAGAACTCGATCCAGAAGTTGCCAAATTACTATAA
- a CDS encoding DUF2130 domain-containing protein, with protein MAKIKVSIVDPSTLRLEEKGEVGDIIDLQELQKVDNSAIIEAIKANKESTYRTFLETEKRQQEADKKIALNELENRLKKEFEQERLEKEKLAMQVNDFTNQLSKEKKTTASELKAEFSIEKARLENQVAELERSIEQQKKLIALQTEQKKDAELAKTVNDYKNELLDQERKIAQLTNDLKKTTDQSKVELDLVKAQAEKSAMENLARIEKENEQLKIRLEGEPDRKSVAINEVVTKSAKELEEKNQRIIKLQADLEQAENLKKINEQNLKEEFERRIKDKQTEVDYYKDLKARASTKMVGETLEQHCDIEFNKLRATAFKNAYFEKDNDAKSGSKGDFIFKDYEDDGSEIVSIMFEMKNEMDETSTKHKNEDFLKELDRDRNEKGCEYAILVSLLEADNELYNQGIVDVSYRYPKMYVIRPQFFIPIITLLRDASLKSSQVKRQLMEIKNQNVDITHFEDELNDFKSKFSNNYRLASERFTRAIEEIDKTIDHLTKTKEALLSSENNLRLANNKAEDLTIKKLTRNNPTMKQAFDDQKKDK; from the coding sequence GTGGCAAAAATTAAAGTAAGTATTGTTGATCCTTCGACTTTAAGATTAGAAGAGAAAGGTGAAGTTGGCGACATAATTGATCTTCAAGAATTACAAAAAGTTGATAATAGTGCCATTATTGAAGCGATTAAAGCAAACAAAGAGAGTACCTATCGCACCTTTTTAGAGACCGAAAAGCGTCAGCAAGAAGCAGATAAGAAAATTGCTTTGAATGAACTGGAAAATCGGCTGAAGAAGGAATTTGAACAGGAACGACTTGAAAAAGAAAAACTTGCTATGCAGGTTAACGATTTTACCAACCAGCTTTCCAAAGAAAAAAAGACCACAGCCAGTGAATTAAAAGCGGAATTTTCTATAGAAAAGGCCCGTCTTGAGAACCAAGTTGCCGAATTGGAACGTTCAATTGAACAACAGAAGAAGTTGATTGCGCTTCAAACCGAGCAAAAGAAAGATGCGGAGTTAGCCAAGACGGTTAACGATTATAAAAATGAGCTTTTGGATCAAGAAAGAAAGATCGCGCAGTTGACCAATGATTTAAAAAAGACCACTGATCAATCAAAAGTGGAACTTGATTTGGTTAAAGCTCAAGCTGAAAAGTCAGCGATGGAAAATCTCGCGCGGATTGAAAAGGAAAATGAGCAGTTAAAAATCCGTTTAGAAGGCGAACCCGACCGGAAATCGGTGGCCATTAATGAAGTGGTAACTAAGAGTGCCAAAGAACTTGAGGAAAAGAATCAGAGAATTATTAAACTTCAAGCTGATTTAGAGCAGGCTGAGAATTTAAAGAAAATCAATGAGCAAAATCTAAAAGAAGAATTTGAACGGCGAATAAAAGATAAACAGACGGAAGTAGATTACTATAAGGACCTTAAAGCGCGGGCTTCGACTAAGATGGTGGGTGAAACGCTTGAGCAACATTGCGATATTGAATTTAATAAGTTACGGGCCACCGCCTTTAAAAATGCTTATTTTGAAAAAGATAACGATGCCAAATCGGGAAGTAAAGGCGACTTTATCTTTAAGGATTACGAGGATGATGGCTCGGAGATTGTTTCCATCATGTTTGAAATGAAAAATGAAATGGATGAAACCTCGACTAAGCATAAGAATGAAGATTTTCTTAAGGAACTTGATCGCGATCGAAATGAAAAGGGATGTGAATATGCGATTCTTGTTTCACTTTTAGAAGCCGACAACGAACTTTATAATCAAGGAATTGTCGATGTATCTTATCGCTATCCTAAGATGTATGTTATCCGTCCCCAATTTTTTATTCCGATCATTACTCTCCTTCGTGATGCTTCACTAAAGTCTTCACAAGTGAAGCGCCAGTTGATGGAAATTAAGAATCAGAATGTAGACATTACACATTTTGAAGATGAGTTAAATGACTTTAAGAGTAAGTTTTCCAATAACTACCGACTGGCCAGCGAAAGATTTACGCGGGCGATTGAAGAGATTGATAAGACGATAGATCATTTGACAAAAACGAAAGAAGCCCTTTTATCGTCCGAAAATAACTTGCGTTTAGCCAATAATAAAGCCGAGGATCTGACGATAAAAAAACTCACGCGGAACAATCCTACAATGAAGCAAGCGTTTGATGATCAAAAAAAGGATAAGTGA
- a CDS encoding transposase, which produces MATAEIAQLIEKMRGQHYSKKAISNIISSMIEDIMSFNKKRLTFRYAVVSIVMPLFLLFVVSPALHHWYYA; this is translated from the coding sequence TTGGCCACCGCTGAAATCGCTCAACTCATCGAGAAAATGCGTGGTCAACATTATTCTAAAAAGGCGATTTCCAATATCATATCGTCGATGATTGAAGATATTATGTCATTTAATAAAAAAAGGTTAACTTTCCGTTACGCAGTCGTATCTATCGTGATGCCACTTTTCTTGCTATTCGTCGTGAGCCCTGCACTTCACCATTGGTATTACGCCTGA
- a CDS encoding CotH kinase family protein, with translation MTERDDRTLFGMKKIDIKWNNTNDQSLINQPFVYRLFRKYNAFSPHSTLGTFTFDNGSTIVNMGIMTVNEPIDKTFMRRYLTKKNAAGDLYKALYNSQGMADLTPNNAFYESNGEYFINPNGVGVEDTFNYYHPKYDLKTNEDESTHTALLNLLVTLNTNQYASADVMKDELEAAVDMDAFLRYAALSYLTGNEDDLRNNGNNYYIYFSPASSQAYFIPYDYDWSLGVGYDGNGGQAMATISPYHSKMQGSNRDWQHNPLYWYTIIDNQESDNSSKYHLISEYQNQYAAYVKSFANSEYFSLEAFNKLYQAYYRNYSSFSSDVESNSTFNGVDTFVNYYNAMMTTIANYID, from the coding sequence TTGACAGAACGTGATGATCGGACGCTTTTTGGAATGAAAAAAATCGACATTAAGTGGAACAACACCAACGATCAGAGCTTAATTAATCAACCATTTGTTTATCGTTTATTTCGTAAATATAACGCTTTCTCTCCCCATTCCACTTTGGGAACCTTTACTTTTGACAACGGCAGCACGATAGTCAATATGGGAATTATGACTGTCAATGAGCCGATTGATAAGACTTTTATGCGGCGATATCTTACTAAAAAGAATGCCGCCGGTGATTTATATAAGGCGCTATATAATTCGCAGGGAATGGCGGATTTAACTCCCAACAATGCTTTTTATGAGAGCAATGGTGAATATTTCATCAACCCCAATGGTGTCGGCGTGGAAGACACATTCAATTACTATCATCCGAAATATGATTTGAAAACGAATGAAGACGAGTCGACCCATACCGCCTTACTTAATCTTCTTGTCACTCTTAACACCAACCAATATGCCTCCGCCGATGTGATGAAAGATGAGTTAGAAGCCGCGGTTGATATGGATGCTTTTTTACGCTACGCGGCGCTTAGTTATTTGACCGGAAACGAAGATGACTTAAGAAATAACGGAAATAACTATTATATATATTTTTCGCCGGCAAGTAGTCAGGCTTACTTTATTCCATATGATTATGATTGGTCGCTTGGAGTCGGATATGACGGTAATGGAGGCCAGGCCATGGCCACCATATCGCCCTACCATTCAAAAATGCAGGGGTCTAATCGCGACTGGCAGCATAATCCCTTATATTGGTATACAATTATTGACAACCAAGAGAGCGATAATTCTAGTAAGTACCATCTTATTAGCGAGTATCAAAATCAATATGCTGCGTATGTAAAGTCCTTTGCTAATAGTGAATATTTCTCTTTGGAGGCGTTTAACAAACTGTATCAAGCTTATTACCGAAACTATTCGTCATTTTCAAGCGATGTTGAATCTAATTCGACCTTCAATGGTGTTGACACTTTTGTTAATTACTACAATGCAATGATGACCACGATTGCCAACTATATTGATTAA
- a CDS encoding type II toxin-antitoxin system RelB/DinJ family antitoxin, whose product MKNDVIHVRVSSDLKENVESILSDLGINLSYAINIYLKQIESKRGIPFDVVLPSKEKILEINTLAEALNLTGGKEVSNYANKIISLYAQDFIDYETAVFALGRNL is encoded by the coding sequence ATGAAAAACGATGTCATACATGTTAGGGTGAGTAGCGATTTAAAGGAAAATGTGGAATCTATATTAAGTGATTTAGGTATAAATTTATCCTATGCTATTAATATATATTTGAAGCAAATTGAATCAAAAAGAGGTATTCCTTTTGATGTTGTATTACCAAGTAAAGAAAAAATATTAGAAATAAATACTCTGGCAGAAGCTTTAAACTTGACCGGTGGTAAAGAAGTATCAAATTATGCAAATAAAATCATCAGTCTATATGCTCAGGATTTTATTGATTATGAAACGGCAGTGTTTGCATTAGGAAGAAATCTCTAA
- a CDS encoding ABC transporter permease, translated as MFLAIKEIMHNKKKFSIVVILIVLITYMVFFLTSLAYGLASSYTNGLNKIQADYVVMDKDANDNIMMSMLNDDDIVITTGQEERLGLYPAVATKNGVAVDEEDKYREEIYVFGVNDLSFYLPGEYVDLSLQNNEIIIDQSLAKLGYIVGDQIRLSGYDTTWEIKGITTKATFQTAPIVYTNMSTWQNYRFYNQGIQPFYNAIFVKGDIQSMSANLKAYTISDFAYTLPGYTAQVLTFSIMIGFLIVMAAFILGIFIYVITLQKVSMFGVMKAQGISSGYIAKSVLAQTFLLMLSGSIVGIILTLVSGFFLGGMVPFAVNILFYAVILLSFFVFSFLGGLFSVGAIVKVDPIKAIG; from the coding sequence ATGTTTTTGGCGATTAAAGAAATCATGCATAATAAGAAGAAATTCAGCATTGTAGTTATTTTGATTGTTCTGATAACCTACATGGTTTTTTTCTTGACTTCGCTTGCCTATGGTCTAGCTTCAAGTTACACGAATGGTTTGAATAAGATTCAAGCCGATTACGTTGTCATGGATAAAGATGCTAATGACAATATCATGATGTCGATGTTGAATGACGACGATATAGTCATAACCACTGGCCAAGAGGAGCGTTTAGGCTTATATCCAGCCGTAGCCACAAAAAATGGCGTCGCGGTTGATGAGGAAGATAAATACCGGGAGGAAATATATGTCTTTGGGGTTAACGATCTTTCATTTTATCTTCCGGGAGAATATGTTGATCTTTCACTTCAAAACAATGAGATTATCATTGATCAGTCGCTAGCTAAACTCGGATATATCGTCGGAGATCAAATCCGTTTGTCGGGATATGATACAACTTGGGAAATTAAAGGCATTACCACCAAGGCTACTTTCCAAACGGCCCCTATTGTTTATACAAACATGAGTACCTGGCAAAATTATCGGTTTTATAATCAGGGAATTCAGCCATTTTATAATGCGATTTTTGTGAAGGGCGATATTCAGTCAATGAGCGCTAATTTAAAAGCCTACACAATCAGCGACTTTGCTTATACTTTGCCTGGATATACCGCTCAAGTATTAACATTCTCGATAATGATTGGCTTTTTAATCGTAATGGCGGCGTTTATTCTCGGTATATTCATCTACGTAATAACTTTGCAAAAAGTCAGTATGTTTGGCGTGATGAAGGCACAAGGAATATCAAGTGGTTACATTGCTAAATCGGTACTCGCACAAACTTTCCTTTTGATGTTGAGCGGCTCTATTGTCGGTATTATCTTAACGCTTGTTTCTGGGTTCTTCCTTGGGGGGATGGTTCCCTTTGCTGTCAACATCTTATTCTACGCAGTAATACTACTTAGTTTCTTTGTGTTTTCTTTCCTTGGAGGACTATTTTCCGTCGGTGCAATCGTAAAAGTCGATCCGATAAAGGCGATAGGATAG
- a CDS encoding ATP-binding protein codes for MKTLIVLTAVPGAGKSTWADNYQKSHPHTYIVSADSIREEFFGSRKNFSNESFVWATFRKRIHDYARIHDDVTVILDAINAKNEYRQEFVEKTPEFDIHHLVYLKKPLAVALAQNSLRAKELIVPPEIVANYFAHIEEPNPLIHDLYTKVEIIN; via the coding sequence ATGAAAACCTTGATTGTACTCACTGCCGTTCCCGGAGCAGGAAAAAGCACTTGGGCCGATAACTATCAAAAAAGTCATCCTCACACCTACATTGTTTCTGCCGATTCAATCCGAGAAGAATTTTTTGGGAGTCGAAAGAATTTTTCTAACGAATCATTTGTTTGGGCGACATTTCGCAAACGAATTCATGACTATGCGCGTATTCATGATGACGTGACCGTCATTCTCGATGCGATAAATGCTAAAAACGAGTATCGCCAAGAATTTGTCGAAAAGACACCCGAATTTGATATTCACCATCTGGTCTATTTGAAAAAACCATTAGCCGTGGCATTAGCCCAAAACTCTTTACGAGCCAAGGAACTGATTGTGCCTCCAGAAATCGTCGCTAATTATTTTGCCCATATCGAAGAGCCGAATCCTTTAATTCACGATTTGTATACCAAGGTAGAAATTATCAATTAG
- a CDS encoding GNAT family N-acetyltransferase, producing MIIQIYSLNRNIEKFIDKIMLDGSFSDPMLSSPEQLKRNLIKPMNSKDYKVFCVNYDSKIAGLFSFLILPNEKYIEMLVGLSKNKEVYKDVLEYLKQNYFGYNVDFVFNPGNRYLKEILIENKAKFEKEQIKMKYKSECAIDYNNEKIVAYDNKYFKQYNDIHSKDMYWTADRVVLAKNKFKTLLAINNENVIGYIDFTYCFDENEPYDLFVIEEQRGKGYGEALLRKALEVNKNKEMMLLVDFDNDVVINLCKKVGFVVLENCGSLTAQLNLLNG from the coding sequence ATGATAATTCAAATTTATTCGCTAAATAGGAATATAGAGAAATTTATCGATAAAATAATGCTTGATGGTAGTTTTTCTGATCCAATGCTCTCAAGCCCTGAGCAGTTAAAACGCAATCTTATTAAGCCAATGAATAGTAAGGATTACAAAGTATTTTGCGTTAATTATGACTCTAAAATAGCGGGATTATTTTCTTTTTTAATTCTTCCGAACGAAAAGTATATTGAAATGCTAGTTGGATTATCAAAAAATAAAGAAGTTTATAAAGATGTATTAGAATACTTAAAACAAAATTATTTTGGTTATAATGTCGATTTTGTTTTTAATCCCGGCAACAGATATTTAAAAGAAATACTTATCGAAAACAAAGCAAAATTTGAAAAAGAACAAATTAAAATGAAATATAAGAGTGAATGTGCAATAGATTATAATAATGAAAAGATAGTTGCTTATGATAATAAATACTTCAAACAGTATAATGACATTCATAGTAAAGATATGTATTGGACAGCCGATAGAGTCGTATTGGCGAAAAATAAATTTAAGACCTTGCTAGCTATAAATAACGAAAATGTTATCGGATATATCGATTTTACATATTGCTTTGATGAAAATGAGCCGTATGACTTATTTGTTATAGAGGAGCAGCGAGGTAAGGGATACGGAGAAGCTTTACTTAGAAAAGCATTAGAAGTTAATAAAAATAAAGAAATGATGTTGCTAGTAGATTTCGATAATGATGTAGTTATAAATTTATGTAAAAAGGTTGGGTTTGTTGTTTTAGAAAATTGCGGTTCCTTAACAGCACAATTAAATTTGCTAAATGGATAA